In Lycium ferocissimum isolate CSIRO_LF1 chromosome 11, AGI_CSIRO_Lferr_CH_V1, whole genome shotgun sequence, a single genomic region encodes these proteins:
- the LOC132037236 gene encoding upstream activation factor subunit UAF30, whose translation MLPQRMKKVMADNPKKLANLIDLVNLPSTLRDFMGQSQTSRLGCFKRVWSYIKENNLQDPTNKNLVNCDEKLKSILLGKPKVELTELPTLIKLHFPKQPR comes from the exons ATGCTGCCACAGCGGATGAAAAAGGTTATGGCAGACAACCCAAAGAAATTAGCTAATTTGATTGACCTGGTAAATCTCCCTTCAACACTTAGAGATTTCATGGGTCAGTCACAGACCTCCCGCTTGGGTTGTTTTAAGCGTGTGTGGTCTTACATCAAGGAAAACAATCTCCAG GATCCAACCAACAAGAACTTAGTTAATTGCGATGAAAAGTTGAAGAGTATCTTGTTGGGTAAGCCCAAGGTTGAGCTGACTGAACTACCAACACTGATCAAGCTGCACTTTCCTAAGCAGCCAAGATGA
- the LOC132038669 gene encoding grpE protein homolog 2, mitochondrial-like — protein MSLSRISSRLSRNLLTQCRNSLLLYYRQNQQHHVPIISSQFHSIPHIKEKVSLVPESALQRFGFSSSASQPDEKETSQSQCEGGNGAEKTSASADSHTQEDKDESDLEVEDLSRDDLVKLVVEKEELLKMKHEEFQKMQDKVLRTYAEMENVMERTRREAENTKKFAIQNFVKALLDVSDNLSRASSVVKESFSKIDVSKDTSGAVPLLKTLLEGVEMTDKQLSEVFKKFGVEKFDPTNEEFDPNKHNAVFQVPDPEKAPGVIAVCLKPGYTLHDRIIRPAEVGVTVAVESTGN, from the exons ATGTCGTTGAGTAGAATCTCATCTCGTTTATCAAGAAATTTGTTGACACAGTGCCGCAATTCGTTGCTTCTCTATTATAGGCAAAATCAACAGCACCATGTTCCCATAATTTCATCTCAATTTCACTCAATTCctcatataaaagaaaag GTGTCTCTAGTACCTGAATCCGCCTTGCAACGGTTTGGATTCTCATCCTCTGCATCCCAACCTGATGAAAAAGAAACATCTCAGTCCCAATGTGAAGGAGGAAACGGAGCAGAGAAAACTTCAGCTTCTGCTGATTCTCACACTCAAGAGGACAAGGATGAATCAG ATTTAGAGGTGGAGGACCTTTCTAGGGATGACTTGGTGAAACTTGTAGTTGAGAAGGAAGAACTCCTAAAGATGAAACATGAGGAGTTTCAGAAAATGCAGGATAAGGTTCTTCGGACTTATGCAGAGATGGAGAATGTCATGGAGAGAACTAGACGAGAAGCAGAAAATACCAAGAAGTTTGCCATTCAG AATTTTGTGAAAGCCCTTCTAGATGTTTCTGATAATCTGAGCAGGGCTTCTTCTGTTGTAAAAGAGAGCTTTTCCAAAATTGATGTATCTAAGGACACATCTGGTGCCGTGCCACTTCTGAAGACACTTCTGGAAGGTGTTGAAATGACTGATAAACAGCTCTCGGAG GTATTCAAAaaatttggtgttgaaaaaTTTGATCCTACAAATGAAGAATTTGATCCAAATAAGCATAATGCAGTATTTCAAGTACCCGATCCTGAAAAGGCTCCCGGAGTGATTGCTGTTTGTCTTAAG CCAGGGTACACCTTGCATGACCGAATTATTCGGCCTGCTGAAGTTGGTGTGACAGTAGCCGTGGAGAGTACTGGGAACTGA